TCCCGCACCTGAAACGCTTCATCCGCAAAGTCCGGGAGGCCGGAAAACTCATCTACTTCACCTCCGACGGACTCATCGAAGCCTTCTACTCCGATATCGCCGGTCTCGGCGTGAACGCCGTGGTCATGGAGCCGTGCAACGACATCTTCCGCTTCGCCGAAACCTATGGCGACCGCGTCGGTTTCGTCGGCGGCATGGACTGCCGCACCCTGACCTACGGTTCCAAAGAGGAAATCCGCTCCTGCATGGAGCGGCTCATGGCGCTCGGCCGCCGCTATCCGGGTTTCATGCTCGCAGTCGGCAACCACCTTTCGGTCGACGTCCCGGTCGACCGCGCACTCTATTACAACGAGCTTTACGAAAGCATGGCATACCGGTAATTCACGCAGACAGGAGAAGTTATGCAGATCGAATACAGAATTCTCAAAGAGATCACGCCGGACGAACAGAATGCAATGGCGGAACTTTACCGCGAAGTCGGCTGGATCGGGCCCGGCGATTCCGCCGAATTCATCGCGGCAGGCATGGCGAACTCGGCAATCGCCGTCGGCGCCTATGCGGACGGCAGGATCATCGGCATGGGCCGTGCGCTCTCCGACAACGTTTCGGACGCCTACATTCAGGATATCGCCGTTTCGCCCGCATTCCGCAAGCACGGCATCGGCGGCGAAATCGTCCGAACCATCATCGCGGAGCTGCGGCGGCGCGGCGTCGACTGGATCGCGCTGGTCGGCGAACCCGGCACCGAACGTTTCTACCGGGAGCTCGGCTTCGAAGCGAAACCGGACCACACCTTCTGGAAACTGCCGTAACAGTCAACAGCCTCTCTTGATGCGGCGGGACTCGAAGGGGGGCACTTCGCGCCCCCCCCTGAGTTCCGCCAGGCGGTTATTCCGGCACGATTTCGAAGAAGGGGGTCGGGCCGGACGGAAGCCGGGCCGTGTCGAGATCGAGGACGATCTCGCCATTCTCGTAACCGGCCGGAATCCGGCCGGCGCGGGTTCCGTTCAGTTTCAGCGCATAGACCGCCGGATTCCGAAGCACCCGGTTCCGGATTTTCAGGCGGAACCGGCCGGTCTGCATCAGCACCGGAGCTTCTCCGATCGCAACCAGGCGGTAACGCGAAGCGTCGGTGAAGGTCATGCCGGAATTCAGCGCGTCGGTGTTGACGACCGCCAGCAGCCGGTCATCGCTCTCCACGGTCCGGTCGATGCTTTGCGCGATGACCGTGATCGAGGCCGGGCAGGTCGCGGTTTCGACGGTCAGCGCCGAAAGACGCTTCGGCCGGCCGGCCTTGACCGTCGTCCCCTCGAGGCGCGGCGTCACGACGTCGAGAAGGCCGCCGTTGCGGATATCCATTGTGATCTCTCCGGTGTCGCTCTGGTAGAGACCTCTGCCGGGATCGGTCCGGTTTTCGGGGCCGATCAGTTTCTTTTCGCGCATCTGCGCAAGCGCTTCGAGCAGTCGGTCCCCGCCGCGGTAGGTATCGGTGACCGATCCGTACATGCCGAAGTCGTTGAACGATGCATCGCCGAGCGGCGGAACTTCAAGATCGGCGCGGATATCGGCGCGGACATCCCGGTCATAGCGGAGTCCGACCCGGCTCACGGCGAAGAGGAAGGCGAGGTTGCCGTTGAAGGCTGAGAACGGGCGGTTTCCCTGAAAGATGAATTGGTCGTCGACCGGGAAAACAACCGTTTTCCGGGCCGGGGAGACATCGCCGCGCAGATACGCATAGGCGGTCACCACATCCGACGCGCGGATCATCGGATCGGGGCCGGCATGGAACGGCAGCAGCCGTTCGCCGCGCGGCACGACCGAGGTCGAATGGACCATCATGAGATCCCACTCCTGCAGTGCCGCGTAGCTGCCGGCGAGCCCCTGCTCGTGGCGGAAACGGTTCCAGAACACCTGTCCGTACTCCGAAACCATATACGGCCGGTCGATGAAGCGGACCGGCGCCATGACCCGCAGCATGCTGCAGCCGGATGTGATCACGCTCGACTGCGGCGCGGTCGAATTTCGCGAAATGTAGTCGGACGGGTGCGCGTGATACGCATGCATCGAGACGACCGGAACCGTCGAACGCGGCGGAATTTCGCTCAAACGGTAGATGAAATCCCACTGGCTGGTCAGCCCCTTGTAACCCGCCTCCCGCATGACGCTCTCATACCAGCGGGTCAGCTCACGTTCGGCTTCGACGATGCACTCGGCCATATCGCAGGCGAACACGGTCGATTTCTGCGTGGCGGGCATGTTGAGGAGAGGCAGCGACTCCCAGCCCGCATCGGCCGGAACCGGAGTCTCCTTCCACGCTTTCCGCACGGCGTCGAGCGAACCGTATTTCTTTTTCAGGAACGCGATCCACTTCGGCTGCATCATGCGCCCCATGAAGTCGGACATGCTCCAGCGCAGGTTCTGCTCGTTGTAAAACAGCACGACCGCGATGGTCGGATCGTCCGCCAGGCGCATTTTCGTATACGGATTCACGGCGTTCAGCATGCGGAGCACACCGGCGCGGTAGTTCGCGCGGTACGCTCCGTTGCCGGCGATCAGCCCGACGCCGAACCCTTCCGGGCCGCCGCCCCAGATATCCGCGGTGGTCCATCCGGAACTGAAGGTCGCCAGATCCAGATAGACGTAGATGCCGCGCTGTTTCAGGCAGTAGAGCAGATAGTGAAAGCTGTCCTCGTGTTCCGTGATGAACGGAATCGTCGCCGGGTCGTCGTACAGTTTGCCGTCCCACTTGCCGCGCGACATCAGAAAACCGTTGATGCCGTGAAACCGGATCATGTTGTATCCCTGCGCCGCCAGCGCGCCGGCGAACGCCTCGAGCTTCTTCCTGTCGGCCGGGATCGTATCCGGCGTCGGTCCGCAGGAGTGGCCGAAGAAACGGACCGGCTTCCCGGGCCGCTTTTCGAAAACCGTGCGCCCTTCGGCGTTGACGGCGACCCGGCCGTAGGTGCCGCACGGCACACGTTCGGAGAGGCCCGACAGATCGAGCGCGGTCCCGGGCCGGACGTAGAGATCGCTCAGATCAATCGGCCGCCATTCGGCGTCGGCGACGAATTTGACTTCGGCCGCCTGCTTCGCGTCGGCGGCGAGCGGCGTCAGCGAAGCGGCGGCGACATACCAGTCGCCGTTGCCGGGGGCGCGTTCAAGCACGATGCGGTCGAACGGCTCCGGCGGCAGCTCGAAACGGCTCACATACATGTCGAGCGCATCCCGTCCGTCGCTGACCCGGCCGCCGGGAAAACCGTTCGAACAGGGTTTCGGGGAACGCACGTCCCGACCTCGACGCCGTGCCGGACCGGGAGGGACTTCACCTTCGTTTCTCCCCGGAGAAAGACGACCTCCCCGACCAGCTCCTCCGTCAATCCGTCGCCGGCATGCAGCAGCTGGAGCGCCTCTCCGGCTGCGGGTGCGGCGGGCATTTCCAATACGAGCCGCCGCGACACTTTTTCCGGCTCCCCCCATTCGAACGGAATACCGCAGAACAGCTGCTGCGAAGCCGGAAAGGCGGAGAACAGTTTTGCATTCCCCTCCGTCCGGGGAATCGGCAGCGGGCGGAACGGCATCAGCTCCTCAACCGTAACCGGACCGACGGAAACCACGGTCCCGGCCGGAAAGCCGCCGAAACTCAGCGACGGCAGCCGCATCCGGCCGTTCCAGTCGAGCGTCGAGCGGCAATTCCAGATCACATCGCGCCACTCCGGCGACAGATCGACGGTCACATTCGGCGGATTCCCGAGCGGACTCCAGCTGCCGCCCGCCTGATAGGCTCCGGCGGTGAGCCGGCCGGGAACGCTTGCCCTGGCCCGGAAACTGACCCGGTAGACCGCATTGCTTTTCGCCTTGAAATCGGTATTCATCCAGATCTGGCGGCCGCCGGTGCCGGGCTTTCCGTCATGTTCCCGCGTGGTAAGAAGCAGGCTGCCGTCTTTTGCGGAAACGGCGAACTCGTTTCCGGGAGCACACTCCTTCTGGACGCGCGCCGCCGTATTTCCGTCCCAGCGGTATTCGAACAGCCGGACCGGGTTGCGTCCCGGCTCCGCGGCAGCGCTTCCGGACAGCGCCGCCGCCGCGGTCAGGACACAAAGCACCCGGGACATCAGAAATCTCTTCATGGAACCGCCCCTCAGATCGTGACTTGAAAATCTTTGCCGTGCGCCCAGTTCACGCCGTCGCCGCCGGGCTGCCGCTCCCCGATTTTAAGCGGACGCACATGCCAGTCGAGCCAGAGCACGTTCGTCGCGCCGGAGTGACGGGCATCGACCGTCTGATCCTGGGTGTTGAACGGATACCAGTACCAGCCGCCCCAGTGTGTGCCGAATTCGAATTTGTTGCCGTCGACGACGCCGACCTTGGCGGACGGATTCTTCCAGCGGGCGCGCTTGCCGACGGTCGCCCAGCTTTCGGAACCGGTGTTGAAATTCTGCATCATGTAGAGCCCGACCTGCGTGTCTCCGGCCGACTCCGGCCGCGCGCACGGCACCGGGCAGCGCAGCGCCTTGCGGGTCGAATATTTCCGGGTGATCAGGTAGTTGTCCCACTGGACGCCGCCCCACAGGGCATCCTCGTAGTCGCCGGGCATCCAGCCGCGGACGCTCCAGTCGTCATTGTCGCCGCAGTACTGGTCGATCGCCAGGCCGGCCTGCTTCAGGTTGTTGACGCAGCCGGTCGCTCTGGCGCGGTCCCGCGCCTGGTTCAGCGCCGGCAGAAGCATCGACGCGAGGATGGCGATAATCGCGATAACGACGAGAAGCTCGATCAGAGTGAACGGTTTTGCTCTCATTTCTTCTGCCCTTTCCTGTTAGGGATGAATCGGTAAAGTCCTTACGCTGGCTCCCGCCTGAAACGAAGTCGGAATCATGACGGTGCGCGGCTCCGCGCCGCCGTCGAGCTTCCGGAACAGCTCCTCAATGCCGGCCCGGGCCAGAAGGCGGCCGTCCTGCCGGATCGCGGTGAGCGGCGGGTTGTAGAACTCCGCCCAGCGGGTCCCGTCGATCGTCACCACCGATATCTCCTCCGGCACCCGGAGCCCCTGCCGTCCGAGACGGCTGACCGTCATCGCGGCCACATAGTCCGATCCGACGATGACCAGCTCGGGGCGTTCCGCCGCCACCCGGTCGATGCAGGCCTCTTCCGAGGCCAGGTCGCCATATTGAAAATCGTAGCAGCGCGGCGTGATTCCGTACCGGCCGCAGGCGAAGCGGTACGCCTGCGGCTTCTGCGGAAAACGCAGATCGTCCATGAGGGCGATGTCGCGGATGCCGTTCTCTCCCAGGTAGGCGAACAGCTCCAGCATCCCCGGCCGAACGTCGAAAAGCACGCTGCTGAAGGTACCGGATGCACTGCCGAGAAAAACGAGCGCCTGCCCGGAGCGGCTGAGTTTTTCGATCCGCTCCCGGTGGGTTTCACAGATCGTACTGTATATGAGAATGCCGTCAACGGCTCGCGTCAGCAGCATTTCGAGCGCTTCGAACTCCTTGTCGACATTCCAGCGGGTCGGCTGGGTCATCAGCCGGTAGCCGCGCTCTTCCGCCGCTTTGGCAAGCTCGTCGGCCAGCTCCGCATAATACGGCGTCGCGATATCGCCGCAGATGAAACCGATCATCCGGGTCGACTGCTGCAGCATCGCCTTGGCCAGATGGTTCGGGCGGTAATTGAACTCCGTGGCGAGCCGCAGAATCCGCGCTCTGGTTTTTTCGGCCACATGGCGTGCCAGCGGACGGTCGTTCAGCACGATCGAGGCCGTCGCCGGAGAAACTCCCGCCCGCACCGCAAGCTCGCCCAATGAGATCGGTTTCGCCATCGTGCATCCTTATTAAATGCTTTTAATACCTGTTTTAATTATACCGGAAAACCACCCGGATGTCAAGAGGCGCGATGAAAAAAACCGGAAAAAGAGCATGCCGGAGCACAAAAGGGAAACGCCGGAAACAGCCGCAGCCGTCCCCGGCGTTCCGTCGACCGATCCCTCTGTTACAGCAGGAGCGCGGAGAGCGGCGCGAGCCGGAGCGGAAAACCGTCGACCCGGCAGGATTGCTCGCGCGGCAGGTAGTTGACCAGGAACTCGCCGCGCGTTCCGTCCGGACTCTCCCAGGCGGAGTGGAGGAGGGACGGGACTTCAAGCGTTTCGCCGGAACGCATCGCCAGCTTGAAAATTCCGCCTTCGACCCGTTTCCGCGGCTTGACCATCCTGCCGTCCAGCAGCCACTCCGGATGCGCCTTCCGCACGGCGTTCAGGTTCCGGATCAGGGTGATCACGCTCTCCTGGTCCGGTGCGGGAATGTCCCACTTGACCACCC
The nucleotide sequence above comes from Victivallis lenta. Encoded proteins:
- a CDS encoding prepilin-type N-terminal cleavage/methylation domain-containing protein translates to MRAKPFTLIELLVVIAIIAILASMLLPALNQARDRARATGCVNNLKQAGLAIDQYCGDNDDWSVRGWMPGDYEDALWGGVQWDNYLITRKYSTRKALRCPVPCARPESAGDTQVGLYMMQNFNTGSESWATVGKRARWKNPSAKVGVVDGNKFEFGTHWGGWYWYPFNTQDQTVDARHSGATNVLWLDWHVRPLKIGERQPGGDGVNWAHGKDFQVTI
- a CDS encoding LacI family DNA-binding transcriptional regulator, with product MAKPISLGELAVRAGVSPATASIVLNDRPLARHVAEKTRARILRLATEFNYRPNHLAKAMLQQSTRMIGFICGDIATPYYAELADELAKAAEERGYRLMTQPTRWNVDKEFEALEMLLTRAVDGILIYSTICETHRERIEKLSRSGQALVFLGSASGTFSSVLFDVRPGMLELFAYLGENGIRDIALMDDLRFPQKPQAYRFACGRYGITPRCYDFQYGDLASEEACIDRVAAERPELVIVGSDYVAAMTVSRLGRQGLRVPEEISVVTIDGTRWAEFYNPPLTAIRQDGRLLARAGIEELFRKLDGGAEPRTVMIPTSFQAGASVRTLPIHP
- a CDS encoding GNAT family N-acetyltransferase — protein: MQIEYRILKEITPDEQNAMAELYREVGWIGPGDSAEFIAAGMANSAIAVGAYADGRIIGMGRALSDNVSDAYIQDIAVSPAFRKHGIGGEIVRTIIAELRRRGVDWIALVGEPGTERFYRELGFEAKPDHTFWKLP